The Cellulomonas sp. P24 genome contains a region encoding:
- a CDS encoding ABC transporter ATP-binding protein gives MPTRTPDLTAATSLLDPAHTARAVATARDLVKTYGSGDTAVHALAGIDVDFTRGELTAIMGPSGSGKSTLMHCMAGLDTPTAGTVVVDGEDVGRMNQRQLTRLRRTRLGFIFQAFNLVPTLTAAENITLPLDIARRPVDRAQFDAVVDAVGLRNRLGHRPSELSGGQQQRVACARALVSRPAVVFADEPTGNLDSRSAHEVLGFLRRSVDELGQTVVMVTHDPTAASYAHRVLFLADGRLVGEITDPTPDSVLSALRSLGADDVRGDHRAALHHSADAEVLGVGTTGTDV, from the coding sequence ATGCCCACGCGTACACCGGACCTCACCGCCGCGACCTCCCTGCTCGACCCCGCGCACACGGCTCGCGCCGTGGCGACGGCACGCGACCTCGTCAAGACCTACGGGTCGGGCGACACCGCGGTGCACGCGCTCGCCGGGATCGACGTCGACTTCACCCGAGGAGAGCTCACCGCGATCATGGGGCCGTCCGGCTCCGGCAAGTCGACGCTGATGCACTGCATGGCCGGCCTGGACACACCGACCGCCGGGACCGTCGTCGTCGACGGCGAGGACGTCGGCCGCATGAACCAGCGCCAGCTCACCAGGCTGCGCCGCACCCGGCTCGGGTTCATCTTCCAGGCGTTCAACCTCGTGCCGACGCTCACGGCCGCCGAGAACATCACCCTCCCGCTCGACATCGCGCGACGACCGGTCGACCGCGCGCAGTTCGACGCGGTCGTCGACGCCGTCGGGCTCCGCAACCGGCTCGGCCACCGTCCGAGTGAGCTGTCCGGCGGCCAGCAGCAGCGCGTGGCCTGCGCCCGCGCCCTGGTGTCACGGCCCGCGGTCGTGTTCGCCGACGAGCCGACCGGGAACCTCGACTCGAGGTCGGCGCACGAGGTCCTCGGGTTCCTCCGCCGCTCGGTGGACGAGCTCGGGCAGACCGTCGTCATGGTGACCCACGACCCGACAGCGGCGTCGTACGCCCACCGGGTCCTGTTCCTGGCCGACGGACGACTCGTCGGCGAGATCACCGACCCGACGCCCGACTCCGTCCTGAGCGCGCTCCGCTCGCTCGGGGCCGACGACGTCCGCGGAGACCACCGGGCGGCCCTCCACCACAGCGCCGACGCCGAGGTGCTCGGCGTCGGGACGACCGGGACGGACGTCTGA
- a CDS encoding ABC transporter permease, giving the protein MGRVALRGIRAHLVRFLLSVLAVTLGVAFVAGTFSLRTMLSSTFSGIIDSAMVGDAYVRGSQPASADTATGTQVGEVRTRVPMDLASAIDAVPGVRMALPDISGPIVLVGADGTAVTSTQAPSFATALYPQDDTLAITDGRAPHGPDEIAIESATLAASGLHVGDRTSVVIGGELREVTVVGEISMGAPMAGATITFVDVPTATAAYAPDGQVSTITVLGDPGIPERTLVDRIAPVIGPTAEAVTGDAMRAESRASIETMLGFVTTFLMIFAAISLFVGAFIIANTFSMSVRQRMREFALLRAVGASPLQVFSSILTQAAVVGVLGSVLGVGAGLGLVSLLRILFESMGMDLSGSIPLDRSTVLISLAVGTLVSVAAAALPARRAALTPPVEAMRDDVVVHERSLRVRALVGGVLVIGGLAALAASVTVADANGGALVGYAAVGLVLGMLLLSPVIARSVLGVLAAVFVVTVKPLGRLARGNVTRNPRRTANTAGALMIGMALVGAASTLAASTQESTRAVVANEMRADLLVQSATGAIPSGAVAAIDRLPSVSHADALSFASALVTTGGATPSEKDATMFVGAPAAAFGRSLDVTTVDGSLDSLAAGEVAVQKTAAKDHGWAVGDTLTFTTDTGATTATVGAVIDSKALGVEVVVPDSLSATLVPTAKQQINTVFVTPAAGVTADRLRADLVEVAKPYVVLSVLDQKDFASQLADQVNQVLVILYALLGLSVVIAILGIVNTLALSVIERTREIGLMRAVGLGRLQLAGVVTIESVLTALFGTSIGVTIGVVLAAALPTVLADSGLTTLVIPWAQLAWMLVLAAVVGVLAAAWPATRAARLPVLDAVTYD; this is encoded by the coding sequence ATGGGCCGGGTCGCGCTACGCGGGATCCGGGCCCACCTGGTCCGGTTCCTGCTCTCCGTCCTCGCCGTGACGCTCGGGGTGGCCTTCGTGGCGGGCACGTTCTCGCTGCGGACGATGCTCTCGTCGACGTTCAGCGGGATCATCGACTCGGCCATGGTCGGTGACGCCTACGTCCGCGGGAGCCAGCCGGCATCCGCCGACACGGCCACCGGCACCCAGGTCGGCGAGGTCCGCACCAGGGTCCCGATGGACCTCGCGTCGGCGATCGACGCCGTCCCTGGCGTCCGCATGGCACTGCCCGACATCAGCGGCCCGATCGTCCTGGTCGGCGCCGACGGGACCGCGGTGACCAGCACCCAGGCCCCGAGCTTCGCGACCGCGCTGTACCCCCAGGACGACACCCTCGCGATCACCGACGGTCGCGCACCTCACGGGCCCGACGAGATCGCGATCGAGTCCGCCACCCTGGCCGCGTCCGGGCTGCACGTCGGCGACCGCACGAGCGTCGTCATCGGCGGAGAGCTGCGCGAGGTCACCGTGGTCGGCGAGATCTCGATGGGGGCACCGATGGCCGGCGCCACGATCACGTTCGTCGACGTCCCGACCGCGACCGCCGCCTACGCACCCGACGGGCAGGTCTCGACGATCACCGTGCTCGGCGACCCCGGCATCCCGGAGCGCACGCTGGTCGACCGGATCGCCCCGGTGATCGGCCCGACGGCCGAGGCGGTGACCGGCGACGCGATGCGCGCGGAGTCGCGGGCGAGCATCGAGACGATGCTCGGCTTCGTCACGACGTTCCTCATGATCTTCGCTGCGATCTCGTTGTTCGTCGGCGCCTTCATCATCGCCAACACGTTCTCGATGTCGGTGCGGCAGCGGATGCGCGAGTTCGCGCTGCTGCGCGCGGTGGGCGCGTCCCCGCTGCAGGTGTTCAGCTCGATCCTCACGCAGGCGGCCGTCGTCGGCGTGCTCGGCTCGGTCCTGGGCGTCGGTGCGGGGCTCGGGCTCGTCTCGCTGCTCCGGATCCTGTTCGAGAGCATGGGGATGGACCTGTCGGGGTCGATCCCGCTCGACCGCTCGACCGTCCTGATCTCGCTCGCGGTCGGGACCCTCGTCAGCGTCGCCGCCGCAGCCCTGCCGGCTCGTCGCGCGGCACTCACACCTCCGGTCGAGGCCATGCGTGACGACGTCGTCGTCCACGAGCGCTCGCTCCGCGTCCGGGCCCTCGTCGGGGGTGTCCTCGTCATCGGGGGGCTCGCCGCACTCGCGGCGTCGGTGACCGTCGCCGACGCGAACGGTGGTGCGCTCGTCGGGTACGCGGCCGTCGGCCTCGTGCTCGGGATGCTGCTGCTGTCCCCGGTGATCGCGCGCAGCGTGCTCGGGGTGCTCGCGGCGGTGTTCGTCGTGACCGTGAAGCCGCTCGGCCGGCTCGCGCGCGGCAACGTCACGCGCAACCCCCGACGCACCGCCAACACGGCCGGCGCCCTCATGATCGGCATGGCCCTCGTGGGGGCGGCGTCGACCCTCGCGGCCTCGACCCAGGAGTCGACCCGCGCGGTCGTCGCGAACGAGATGCGGGCGGACCTCCTGGTCCAGTCGGCGACCGGGGCGATCCCGTCCGGTGCGGTCGCCGCGATCGACCGGCTCCCCTCGGTCTCCCACGCGGATGCGCTGTCGTTCGCGTCCGCCCTGGTCACCACGGGTGGGGCGACGCCGTCCGAGAAGGACGCCACGATGTTCGTCGGTGCACCGGCCGCGGCGTTCGGTCGGTCTCTCGACGTCACGACCGTCGACGGGTCGCTCGACTCGCTGGCGGCCGGTGAGGTCGCCGTCCAGAAGACCGCGGCGAAGGACCACGGCTGGGCCGTCGGCGACACGTTGACGTTCACGACGGACACCGGTGCCACGACCGCCACGGTCGGTGCGGTGATCGACTCGAAGGCTCTCGGCGTCGAGGTGGTCGTGCCGGACTCGCTCTCGGCCACGCTCGTCCCGACGGCGAAGCAGCAGATCAACACGGTCTTCGTCACCCCGGCTGCCGGGGTCACGGCGGACCGGCTCCGGGCCGATCTGGTCGAGGTCGCCAAGCCCTACGTCGTCCTGTCCGTGCTCGACCAGAAGGACTTCGCGTCGCAGCTCGCCGACCAGGTCAACCAGGTGCTCGTGATCCTCTACGCGCTGCTGGGACTGTCGGTCGTGATCGCGATCCTCGGGATCGTCAACACGCTCGCCCTGTCGGTGATCGAACGCACGCGGGAGATCGGGCTCATGCGGGCGGTCGGCCTCGGCCGGCTCCAGCTCGCGGGCGTCGTCACGATCGAGTCGGTGCTGACCGCGCTGTTCGGGACGTCGATCGGCGTGACGATCGGCGTCGTTCTGGCCGCGGCGCTCCCGACCGTCCTCGCCGACTCGGGCCTCACGACACTGGTGATCCCGTGGGCGCAGCTGGCGTGGATGCTCGTGCTCGCGGCCGTGGTCGGCGTCCTCGCCGCCGCCTGGCCCGCGACCCGTGCCGCCCGGCTCCCCGTCCTCGACGCCGTCACCTACGACTGA